The Seleniivibrio woodruffii genome segment CTCAAGAACGAGAAGGGGCTGAACTGGTGCATGCTTCTGGTGACAGACATCATCAAAGAGGAATCGGTGCTTCTGACCAGCGGCTACGAGGCCGCCGAAAAACTGCTGGCATACAAACACATAGCACCGAGAAGATTCTCTCTGCCCGGCGTGCTTTCACGTAAGAAACAGCTTCTGCCGGAGATTCTCAGGGTTCTGGAAGACATAGCGTCTTAAAAGGCAACTGGATATTGCGTCATTGCGAACCTGCCAAAGCGGCGGGCTGTCTGGATTTGGAAGACTGCTTCACTGCGTTCGCAGAGACGGGATATATTTACGTCATTGCGAACCTGCGCAGCAGGTGTGGCAATCTCAACTTGTTTTGCAACAGCCACAGGCATAAAGCCCCCGCAATGATGCTGAAACTATAAAAATATCAAAGATAAGGCAGGCTGATGGTCATAACGGTGCCGACGGGCATTGAAGCGGCTGTCAGTCTGCCGTTCATATGCTCCTCAACAATAACCTTCGACATATAAAGTCCGATGCCCGAACCGCCGGCTTTGGTTGTGAAATACGGATCGAACATCCGTTCCGCAATATCACCGCTGATTCCGCATCCGTTGTCGGTGATGTATAGATTAAGCCTGTCTCCGGCCTCTTCAACCTTAAGGGAGACTCTTCCGTCGCCGGACTCCTTCTCTATGATGGCATCCACAGCATTGTTCAGAATGTTGATTATCACCTGCTTGAACTCCGCCGGAACACCCCTGAGTCTTATAAAATCGTTGCTTTCAAGCACCTGCTGAATATTGTTCTCGTCCGCATGAAGGTTCCTTGCGCCTGCAAAACAGCTGAAAGCCAGAGAAACCCCGCTGTTCTTCATTCTTGCGCTTTGCAGGGTGATAACCTCGCCGAGCACCCTGAACACGGAGAAAATCTCCTCCTCCTGTCCGGAGCGGAAGAAACTGCTCAAATCGTCCATTGTCTTTGAGATGGTCTTTATGAGAGCCATGGAGTCCACCGTCAGCTCTTTAATGTATTGCTCGTCCAGTTCGCCTGCGTTGTATGCGTCTTCAAGGTCTTCAATGTTAATTCCCAGAGCCGAAAGGGGCTGCCGCCACTGGTGGGCTATGGCGCTTATCATCTGCCCCATGGCCATGAAGCGTGACTGCTCGAAAATTATCTGTTCGTTCTTTCTTCTCTTGTCCGTCTCTTCGGCCACAGCCTTCGCCAGCTCAATATTCACCAACTCAAGCTCTTTCTGTTTTGCTATCAGCTGTTTCTCAGCTTCAAGCTGATCTGTTATATTGTGGAAGATGTGGACTATACTGCCGGACGGAAGTCTGTAGAGATAGCTGTTGAACCAGCCTCTGATAACATCGTCCTCGTAGTACATTTTTTCGTTTTTAAGGGGCTGTCCTGTCTCCTGAACCTGCCTCAGTGCCTCCAGAAAGCCGTATTCCTTTGCGTTTTTGTAAACGGCCGTCATTGGGCGGGACACAAGGTCGGTTCTGTCCCTTTTCAGCAGAGTGCAGGCGGCGTTGTTCACATCGGTGAAGATATATTTGCTGCCGAACTCTATCAGGTCGTAGATGGCGACACCGCTGGACATGTTGTTGAAAAGCTCGCGATATTTCAGCTCGCTCTCTTTAACAGAGGTATCGTTACGGAATTTGTGCAGTGCCAGCTCAATTGTCGTTTGCAGGGTGCCTTCGTCAAACGGTGTGTAGATGTAGCCGTAGTGGTTGGTCTTCATGGTCTGATAGAGGGTTCTGCTGTTGATGGCTTCTGTGAAATAGATCACGGGAACAGAGAGCTCTGTCTGAATCAGGGAGACTTTGGCTATAACGTTTCTGTCGGCGTTCACAGTCATATCGACTATGAGTGCATCAGGCATATAGGCCTTAACCTCTTCTGCGATATCGGAAGAACGCAGACCTATAACACGGACGCCGTACATCAGTCCTTTCAGGGCTTTTTCAAGATTTCCGGTGGCATCCTTTTTGGATTCCACAATCATAATGTTTCTGCTTTTCATATATGTTCCGATTTAGCCCAAATTACCGACAAATACAATATTAAACTGACCAAAATAATCACAGACAGAAAAAAAATGCATCAATATTTCAGTATTCCTAAAATTGACGAACGTTGAAAAACTTGATCAGATTCAGGTCGCAGAGCAGGCTGTACAGTTTTTTATCGTGCACCTTCAGCGACAAAGATATTCCGTCCCTGTGTATAATTTTTGTAAAGAAGCCTATGATAGAGGAGTTTATCGACATCGAATCGGTTATTTCGATTGTCAGCTCCTTTTCTCCGGATGCTATAAATTCCGTGAGCCTTCGTTTCAGCTCGACATAGTTCTCAATTGTTTTGACATCGCCTCCGAGGCGCATAACATTTGGTTCAGGAAATTCAACAATCATCATATTCCCCGGCAGCGGTTATCACTTTTTCTTTTTTTCATTTGTAATTATAAACTGAAATTGATAAGATTTCATCAAAATAAAAATGTCTTATTACGGATAGATATGAACGAAATCAGCATTATGACCGACCTGATGCGGGAGCTGACGGTTCTATGTGTGGATGATGAACCGCTGGCACTGGAATACCTGGGCGCAAAACTCGCCCGCAGGTTCAAATCCGTTTTAAAAGCATCCGACGGCACAGAAGGTCTGGAAATGTTCATCGCCCAGAAGCCCGATCTGGTCATAACCGACAACAGAATGGGTTTCATGGACGGCATCGACATGATCAAAGAGATCCGCAGGATCAATGCCGACGTGCCTATCATCCTTGTAACTGCATACACAGAGAAGGACGCTCTGGTTGAGGCGATAAATAACAACGTCACCCAGTTCCTCTCAAAACCTATAGACACTAAAAAGCTGACACAGGCCATTGAGAAATCAATGCAGTCGTTCGTAAACCAGAGACTGCACGAAACAAACCTGCGTCAGGAACTGGAACTGCTGAAATATCAGGAGAAATACCACTCCCAGCAGGAACTTAACGCATTCAAAAAAGAACTTAGCCTTATCCAGAACGATCTGTTCCTCGAAAAATTCGGACTTAAGAACTGCTACGGCGACGAATACAGCGTTTATCTGAACATCTTCTACAAACCGCTGGATATCCTCAGCGGCGATATATACTCAATCAGAAGGCTGGATGACGGTTCGCTGTTCATATTCCTTGCGGATTCAATGGGCAAAGGGCTTTCGGCATCGGTAACATCGATCCTGACCTCCGCCTACATGAATCACATCATAGACACTGAAATGTCTGTGGTGGTGGGGCCTTTAAGAAACTCGGTAAAAATATTCAATAACTACATAAGAAGCATCCTTCTGGATGACGAGATACTCTCAATAACATTCCTGAAAATAGACTTTGCCAAAGAGAAGATGGAGATAGCCAGCTTCAGCTCCCCTCCTGTCTATGTGAAGGACAGAGACGGCAACGTTGAGATAATCAAATGCAACAACCCGCCCCTGACGAAATATATGACGGATTTCTGCACGGACGAAACCGACATAAGGGACGTGTTGGGCATAATGGTCATAACCGACGGGCTTTACGAATGCAGAAGCCACGAGGGCGAAACCATGGTGGACAAGGTCACCGACGGTTTTAAAGCATCGGCAATGAAGACCGACTTCCACAAATACGTCGGCAGCCAGATGGCCACTCCTGAGGACGATATATCGTGCATCCACATCCTTAAGATTGATGAGAAACTTAAGGATGAGCGTGTATTTGAGTTCGAATCCAGCCTCAAAAATGTCGGCAGATCCATTGAATGGGCGGAAACCTGTTTCACAGAGATGCAGAGCGACTTTGAAACCATGAACATGCTCACGCTGGCATTCACCGAGATGGTGATGAACTCCTTTGAGCACTCTGTTCTGGAGCTGGACAACAGACAGAAATATCAGATGATAAATCAGGGCGTTTATGACGATTACATAGCCGCCGCATCATCGGAAAAGAAGATAAAGACCACAATAGGCATTCAACACCTCTGGGACAAGACCGCCATAGTAATCCGTATCGAAGACGAGGGCACGGGATTCAACCCCCATATCCTCAAAACATGGATGTATGACAAAGAGAAGAGCGACGGCAAAGGCATAAAGATATCACGACGTATCACGGACGAGATCTATTATGCCAAAGGCGGCAGGGAATCGATAATCATCAGGGTTCTGGAAGACCATTCATAAACAGTTCAAGAATGAGATTCTTCGTTACACTCACTAGTTATTATTAATTGCCGAATAGAATGACGTTAACCGTACAAACAACGTCACTCTGAGCGCAGCGAAGAGTCTCAAACAGAAGAGAGATTCTTCACCCTACGGGTTCAGAATGACAATAATTACTTTTGCCGTCATCCTGAGGCTTACGCCGGAAGACTGCGTTCGCAGTGACGGGGATTTTACGTCATTGCAAACTCTGCAAGAGTGAAGCAATCTTCCAACTACAGAGCTATCTTAAGTGGCGGTTTATCTATACACGGAAGACTGCCACGGGCTAAAGCCTTCGCAGTGACGGATACATATTCCCATTCGTTTTTTAGAGTCAAGCAGTTCAAGGCGGACGATAAAAAATTGACGAGCATACATAGAAGTATGTGAGGATAATTTTTTGAAGGACAACGAAGAAATGCGCAGACTATAAAAGACGAAAATATGGAATGGCCGCCTGCTCTGACGGCCATCAACATAAGGGGACTGTGTGAGATTAAAACGTAAACCCTGCTGCTCAATTCAGGGCTTACGCCTGATTTAATGATACACCCCTGAAATAATAAAACAAGTCTTTTCTTTGTTTCATTTTTCAAACATTATCTCGCTTTTTTTCATGAAACGCCAACAATTTCCTTGTCACATCCGTCTGTTAATGTATAAAAGACCTATGAAACTGAACATACTTTTCGATCTGGACGGAACACTGACAGACCCGTCCGAAGGCATCACCGGATGCATTGAATACGCATTGAACAGGCTGAACGTCCCCTGCCCGCCCCGTGAGCAGCTTAAAAAATATATCGGCCCTCCCCTCTGGCAGGCGTTCGCAGAACTTCTGAACACCACCGACAAGGCAGAGGCTGAAAACGGTGTATGCATCTACCGTGAGCGGTTCTCAACGATCGGTCTCTTCGAGAACACCGTGTATGAAGGCATAACAGACGCTCTTGAGGCGATCACCGCCGCCGGACACACACTTTTCATCTGCACATCCAAACCGAAAGTATTTGCAGACAGGATAGCCGACAGGTTCGGCCTCAGCCCGTTCTTTAAGCAGATATACGGAAGCGCACTGGACGGAAAGCATGTGGAAAAGGATATGCTGATAGCCCACCTGCTGAACACCGAAGGGCTGGATACCGGAAAAACAGTCATGATAGGCGACAGAATTTACGACATCAAAGGTGCTCTGGCAAACGGGATAAAGGGTTACGGGGTAACTTACGGTTTCGGAGAGAGGGAAGAGTTTGACGGTGCGGCCGGTATTTTTTCAAATCCCGCAGAGATAGCGGCATTTTTCGTACAAAACCCCTCTGCACCGGAAAACGGACGGGAGTGAGTCGTCCGCAGCGGTGCAGAGAAGTTATATCAATGCCGCACAAAACGGCAGTGAGAGCGTATTAAACGGTTCTCGTCTTCGTGAACTTGTCGTTTATGAACGCAGCAAGATCTGCCGCGATCATGTTTATGTTGCCGACATATGTCAGCGAATCTTCACCGGAAAGGTACAGGATCTCCTCTCTGGAGAGTCTTGTCTTTTCGAACTGGTTAACATAGGCCAGCTCTCTGTCTGTCCAGCGCTCGAAAGTTGAAAGGCTCAGGAGCGTGAAGTGTTCCTTTTCGATGATGAATCTGGCGAGGACAACGAGTTTCTCTTTCTGCAGTCCTCTGTCAAAAACCCTGAAAATGTCTCCAACGCAGTACATAGCTTGACTGTGCATCATAACCTCATAGCGGGCTTTGCCCGTCATTGTTGTGTAGCTTCAATTAGAATTATAAAGACTGTATCTGTTTCCGCAAGCAAAAGTTTTTTCTTAATTAATAACTTCTTTATGAAATCCCCCTTCGCTTTCACAAACAATGCAACGGAATGAAAAAAATATGCATGCTCAATATCTTCCGAAGAGGCATGAAAGAAAAGATGTTTTATTCATGAAAAATCGTCATTAAAAAAAATTATAGCGGCGCATAATTTTAACATACACCGAACAGATTGCTGATTTACAGTAATGATATCCGCAATGGGTTTATCCAATGACCATAATATAGTCACTGCTGATTAAAAATTGGATAGCCGGAAAATGTTTATCGTTTAACAATAAGTCTTTGCGGCTTCAAAAATCAATCCAGTACAGGGATACGCCCCATTGTAACAAATAAAACAATCCGGCTCTTTTTTGGCACAATCATTGCAAAACCTACCAAAAGCAGGAGGACGAATATGTGGGGAACGTCTAACAATTATTTCAATAATTTATTTACAAAGCTCGACAAAATGATTAACAGCGGACTGAATCTCAATCTCCGTTTCGAAAATTCCGGCAACAGTCTATGCTCCAAAACCGGCGATGCGCTGAACCGTCTTTTTGAGAGGATACAGACCTCGGTCTTCGACATCTCCTCCGCCTCGGTAAAGCTGTCGAAAACCGCACCTCTTCTGGAATCTGCCGCACACACACTGAAAGGTGCATCGGTTGCTCAGGCGGAACAGGCAATGCAGATTGCCGCCGCATCACGACAGCTCTCGGCAACCGTTGAGAATGTCACAGGAAGCACTGTGGAGGCATCAGAATTTTCATCAACAATAATAAAATCCGCAGATGCCGCAATGCAGAAGAGCAAAAGCTCTTCGGACACCATGCAGGAGGTTAAAAAGCAGGTCACCGAACTTCAGAACCAGATGCGTTCAATGGAGGAATACTCCAAAAGCATCGGTTCCATCATGGAGATGATCAAAAAAATAGCTGACCAGACAAACCTCCTCTCCCTTAATGCTTCAATAGAGGCGGCAAGAGCAGGAGAGATGGGCAGAGGCTTTGCGGTTGTGGCAACCGAGGTGCGCAAGCTGGCAGAGCAGTCCATGGAGGCCACTGACGGGGTGGAGAACATTCTGAACAGCATCCGCTACAGCATAATGTCCTCCAGCAAGTCCGTGAACGACGTTCTCAAGTCAGTGGACGAGAGCGCCGACATCAGCTGTGAAGCCGTGGTGCTTCTGGAAAGCGTTAACCTGAGCATAGAAAAGCTGGATGAAAGGCTGAACATGATAGCTTTGGCAGGCAAGGAGCAGGAGGAGACCGTACGCAGTGTTGCGGATTCCATTGAGCAGATTGCAGTGCAGGCTGATGAGCAGTCCGGTCTGGCATCCCGTCTGGAGGATATCGTAAACACCATAAACGGCGGTTGCGACGATCTTTTGATGGCTGTGGGCAAATTCAGGCTTAAAACACACGAAAAATCCGCACAGACAGCTGAAACAGCGGCGGCGGCAAGAGAGATACAGTCCATGGACGGATACGCCATGGAAAATTTCCTGAACGGTTTC includes the following:
- a CDS encoding ATP-binding protein: MKSRNIMIVESKKDATGNLEKALKGLMYGVRVIGLRSSDIAEEVKAYMPDALIVDMTVNADRNVIAKVSLIQTELSVPVIYFTEAINSRTLYQTMKTNHYGYIYTPFDEGTLQTTIELALHKFRNDTSVKESELKYRELFNNMSSGVAIYDLIEFGSKYIFTDVNNAACTLLKRDRTDLVSRPMTAVYKNAKEYGFLEALRQVQETGQPLKNEKMYYEDDVIRGWFNSYLYRLPSGSIVHIFHNITDQLEAEKQLIAKQKELELVNIELAKAVAEETDKRRKNEQIIFEQSRFMAMGQMISAIAHQWRQPLSALGINIEDLEDAYNAGELDEQYIKELTVDSMALIKTISKTMDDLSSFFRSGQEEEIFSVFRVLGEVITLQSARMKNSGVSLAFSCFAGARNLHADENNIQQVLESNDFIRLRGVPAEFKQVIINILNNAVDAIIEKESGDGRVSLKVEEAGDRLNLYITDNGCGISGDIAERMFDPYFTTKAGGSGIGLYMSKVIVEEHMNGRLTAASMPVGTVMTISLPYL
- a CDS encoding response regulator; translated protein: MNEISIMTDLMRELTVLCVDDEPLALEYLGAKLARRFKSVLKASDGTEGLEMFIAQKPDLVITDNRMGFMDGIDMIKEIRRINADVPIILVTAYTEKDALVEAINNNVTQFLSKPIDTKKLTQAIEKSMQSFVNQRLHETNLRQELELLKYQEKYHSQQELNAFKKELSLIQNDLFLEKFGLKNCYGDEYSVYLNIFYKPLDILSGDIYSIRRLDDGSLFIFLADSMGKGLSASVTSILTSAYMNHIIDTEMSVVVGPLRNSVKIFNNYIRSILLDDEILSITFLKIDFAKEKMEIASFSSPPVYVKDRDGNVEIIKCNNPPLTKYMTDFCTDETDIRDVLGIMVITDGLYECRSHEGETMVDKVTDGFKASAMKTDFHKYVGSQMATPEDDISCIHILKIDEKLKDERVFEFESSLKNVGRSIEWAETCFTEMQSDFETMNMLTLAFTEMVMNSFEHSVLELDNRQKYQMINQGVYDDYIAAASSEKKIKTTIGIQHLWDKTAIVIRIEDEGTGFNPHILKTWMYDKEKSDGKGIKISRRITDEIYYAKGGRESIIIRVLEDHS
- a CDS encoding HAD hydrolase-like protein, giving the protein MKLNILFDLDGTLTDPSEGITGCIEYALNRLNVPCPPREQLKKYIGPPLWQAFAELLNTTDKAEAENGVCIYRERFSTIGLFENTVYEGITDALEAITAAGHTLFICTSKPKVFADRIADRFGLSPFFKQIYGSALDGKHVEKDMLIAHLLNTEGLDTGKTVMIGDRIYDIKGALANGIKGYGVTYGFGEREEFDGAAGIFSNPAEIAAFFVQNPSAPENGRE
- a CDS encoding methyl-accepting chemotaxis protein, with protein sequence MINSGLNLNLRFENSGNSLCSKTGDALNRLFERIQTSVFDISSASVKLSKTAPLLESAAHTLKGASVAQAEQAMQIAAASRQLSATVENVTGSTVEASEFSSTIIKSADAAMQKSKSSSDTMQEVKKQVTELQNQMRSMEEYSKSIGSIMEMIKKIADQTNLLSLNASIEAARAGEMGRGFAVVATEVRKLAEQSMEATDGVENILNSIRYSIMSSSKSVNDVLKSVDESADISCEAVVLLESVNLSIEKLDERLNMIALAGKEQEETVRSVADSIEQIAVQADEQSGLASRLEDIVNTINGGCDDLLMAVGKFRLKTHEKSAQTAETAAAAREIQSMDGYAMENFLNGFISRNSFIELAYVTDSRGRQISPNVWNKAVKDSNDRSAVGSDWGRRDWFSIPANTGETYISDIYRSVASNSFCFTVSVPVKSPEGTLRGVFAVDINFSTMLDI